In one Epinephelus lanceolatus isolate andai-2023 chromosome 19, ASM4190304v1, whole genome shotgun sequence genomic region, the following are encoded:
- the LOC117269423 gene encoding uncharacterized protein LOC117269423, whose amino-acid sequence MDMFKKGFSKAKDGVSLAAEKTKQGVTGAAEMTKDGVLFVGNKTKDGVTTAVTGVSQVGEAVVTGVTAVAHKTVDQAGNIAVATGLVKRAPAKQGDEASAAQQEMAESPIDTDPADVTEDDTDEN is encoded by the exons ATGGACATGTTTAAGAAGGGTTTCTCCAAAGCCAAGGATGGGGTCTCGTTGGCGGCTGAGAAAACCAAGCAGGGAGTGACTGGAGCAGCTGAGATGACGAAAGATGGGGTTCTGTTTGTCG GTAACAAAACAAAGGATGGAGTCACAACAG CTGTGACTGGAGTGTCTCAAGTGGGTGAAGCCGTGGTTACCGGGGTTACCGCTGTGGCCCACAAAACTGTGGATCAAGCAGGCAACATTGCTGTTGCCACCGGATTGGTCAAGAGGGCCCCAGCCAAACAA GGTGATGAAGCCTCAGCagcacagcaggaaatggcagaGTCACCGATTGATACTGACCCTGCTGATGTTACAGAG gACGACACCGATGAGAACTGA